The Carassius gibelio isolate Cgi1373 ecotype wild population from Czech Republic chromosome B14, carGib1.2-hapl.c, whole genome shotgun sequence genome has a segment encoding these proteins:
- the egr1 gene encoding early growth response protein 1: MAAAKTEMLLPALQISDPLSFPHSPMDNYPKLEEMIMLNSAGTPFLNASAPEGTGFGSGDPGEQFDHLAGDTLSEISIDKPMADQTYSTQRLPPISYTGRFTLEPAHNCSNSLWAEPLFSLVSGLVGINPPPTSIPSSTSQTAPPSSSSSSSMPSSTPSSTSIASLSCSVHMSEPNPIYSAAPTYSSASPDIFPESGPNFPTTVGTSLQYPTSSYTNSKPCSTSFPVPMIPDYLFPQQQSEISLVAPDQKPFQTQAGQQPSLTPLSTIKAFATQTGSQDLKSVYQSQLIRPSRMRKYPNRPSKTPPHERPYACPVETCDRRFSRSDELTRHIRIHTGQKPFQCRICMRNFSRSDHLTTHIRTHTGEKPFACEICGRKFARSDERKRHTKIHLRQKDKKVEKGSTAVQSSVANISISAPSPVSSYPSPITSYPSPVSSFPSPVNSCYSSPVHTSYPSPSIATTYPSATSTFQTQVATSFPTSVASNIYSSPVTTPLPDMQATLSPRTSDIC, translated from the exons ATGGCTGCAGCCAAGACAGAGATGCTCCTGCCTGCTCTGCAGATCTCCGACCCCCTGAGCTTCCCTCACTCCCCCATGGATAACTACCCCAAGCTGGAGGAGATGATCATGCTGAACTCTGCAGGGACCCCATTCCTCAATGCCTCGGCACCTGAAGGCACAGGCTTTGGCTCTGGGGATCCCGGGGAGCAGTTTGATCACCTTGCTGGAG ACACGCTTTCAGAAATCTCCATTGATAAACCTATGGCAGATCAGACCTACTCCACCCAGCGGCTGCCCCCCATCTCTTACACGGGCCGCTTCACCCTCGAACCTGCCCATAACTGCAGTAACAGTCTGTGGGCTGAGCCTCTGTTCAGTCTGGTGAGCGGGCTGGTGGGCATCAACCCGCCCCCCACCTCCATTCCGTCCTCGACCTCTCAAACAGCTcccccctcttcctcttcttcgtCTTCCATGCCCTCTTCCACTCCGTCATCCACATCCATCGCCAGCCTGAGCTGCTCCGTCCACATGAGTGAGCCTAACCCCATCTACTCAGCGGCTCCCACCTACTCCAGCGCCAGCCCAGATATCTTCCCTGAATCTGGCCCAAACTTCCCCACCACAGTGGGTACCTCACTGCAGTACCCCACTTCGTCATACACCAACAGCAAGCCCTGTAGCACCAGCTTCCCTGTGCCAATGATCCCCGACTACCTGTTTCCCCAACAGCAGAGCGAGATCAGCTTGGTGGCCCCGGACCAGAAGCCCTTCCAGACACAAGCGGGGCAGCAGCCCTCCCTGACACCGCTGTCCACAATCAAGGCCTTTGCCACCCAAACGGGTTCTCAGGACCTAAAGAGTGTCTACCAGTCTCAGCTCATCAGGCCCAGTCGCATGCGCAAGTACCCCAACCGGCCAAGCAAGACACCTCCACACGAGCGCCCCTACGCATGCCCCGTTGAGACCTGCGACCGCCGCTTCTCACGCTCGGACGAGCTGACGCGCCACATCCGCATCCACACCGGCCAGAAGCCCTTCCAGTGCAGGATCTGCATGCGCAACTTCAGCCGCAGCGACCACCTGACAACCCACATCCGCACACACACGGGCGAGAAGCCCTTCGCCTGTGAGATCTGCGGCCGCAAGTTCGCCCGCAGCGACGAGCGCAAGCGCCACACAAAGATCCACCTGCGGCAGAAGGACAAGAAGGTGGAGAAAGGCAGCACTGCAGTGCAGAGCTCGGTTGCAAACATATCCATCTCAGCTCCCTCGCCGGTGTCCAGCTACCCTTCTCCTATCACTTCATACCCCTCTCCGGTCTCCTCCTTCCCGTCCCCAGTGAACTCCTGCTACTCCTCACCGGTGCACACCTCCTACCCCTCCCCTTCAATCGCAACCACTTACCCCTCGGCGACCAGCACCTTCCAGACCCAGGTGGCCACGTCCTTCCCGACCTCAGTGGCCAGCAACATCTACAGTTCTCCCGTCACCACCCCACTGCCCGACATGCAAGCCACGCTTTCCCCTCGGACATCCGACATCTGCTGA